The Mastacembelus armatus chromosome 14, fMasArm1.2, whole genome shotgun sequence genomic interval TTTAAACTTGTACTGGTCACCAAAAGCAATAACCACAACAAATATAAATTGCCAGAGAAATATATTATGCCTTACAGAGTATGCagtttaatcagtttaattaataATACTTTTGGCTTGgtttaattcattattattattattattttcaattaatctgctgctttttttcttgatcgtttataaaatgttaataaaatactgaaaaaggGATCAAAATATGTTGGAAACCCAAGGCCACATCTGTCCAAAATCTAGAGATATTCATCTTTTATTGCAgttgctgattatttttcttttgaatcAATTAATCACCTAATGTTACAGCCTTAGATTACAATAACTATAGTATCATTACtgtcataaaaaaaatgttcaaaacatATATCTCTCTACTGCTAATACATGTCTGCTATGCAAGATTATTTATGATATGCATATAATTTTTAAGATGAAGTAACAATACATTAAGAAATCTGCCCAAAAACTAGTGAATCTCAAGGCTTCTTGAGTTATTATCAGTGAGAAGCATTTCAAACAAGACTCACTAACTTGTGGTGGATTTTTTTTGCTAAACAAAATCCTCCTAATTCACAGCTGTATCATGTGCTGGTGTGATATAATGGTAGTTCACGGTGTATAATGTCTTTGACCCTTTCAGTGTTGTGGCATGAGAAATCACAATTGACAGAAACATTTATAATAGAGCAATTGCTCTTGTTTCTGAGCACCAGTCCTGGTTAGGTTATGTACATGAATGTACCTGTTCATGCTATCTCTATAAAAACTTATGACAACCCAATTTTGTCCTTGTGTATATTACATTCTTGAATTAAAGTATAactcttgtcttgtttttcagCCATGGAGAGCCTAGTACATTACAGTAACCCCTCCCATGCCCTCTCAGTGTTAGGGGTTCTCAATGAGCAGCGCCTGCGGGGCCAGACGTGTGATGTAGTCCTGATTGTGGCAGATCAGAGGTACCAGGCCCATAAGAATGTTCTGGCTGCCAGCAGTGAGTATTTCCATTCCCTGTTCACACGGATGGACACAGAGTCACTGAATGTTGTAAACCTGGACTTCTGTGAGCCTGACGCCTTTGAGATTGTTCTGAATTACATTTACTCCTCTTCACTCTTTGTGGACAAAAGCAGTCTGGCAGCCATTCAAGAGCTGGGCTACAGCCTTGGAATCCCTTTCCTTACTAACATTGTGTCAACGAGACCCCATGCATCCTACTGTGTGTCCAGAAAAAGGCTTTCCTTCTCAGAGGGAGACGAGAATGATACTCAGACAAGGAGTGTTATTGTGTGTCGGGTCCAGAATGACACAGCCAATCCTGCTCGCTCAAATTATCTGAGAAAAACATCAGAGAGACCATCATCTCCACACTTGAGAGGGTCAGCTGAGCTTCCATCAGAGCACAACTCATATGAATCAGTCAGTAACTCTGAATCCATCTGTAGGAAATCATCTGAACAGAGTGATGCTGCTGAAAGGAAGTCCATTTATCCATACACTTCCATATTAAAAGGGAATTCCTCACACATTGCATCTGTCAGGCCCCAGCTAACATCATCAGTGTCTTTCAGTGACGCAGAAGTGCAGCACATCAGGCTGCAGTCTGGCACTGACCAAGGCTCTAGAGAGGAGAATGAGGATCAGGAGCCGCTCTGTCACACCAAAGTGCCCTGTCAGGCCAGTGAGCTAAGCCAGACCATTGACAGGAGTGGGCCACTTATAAAAAGCCTGCTTCGAAGGTCATTATCAATGGACAGCCCAGTTCCAGTCTTCTCACCCACACTGGAGCTCAAGGAGCTGCAAAATCGGGAACAGTCAGTTGTTAAAATGGCATCAAAAACATCTGGACTAGAAACATCTGTTCAAAATGGTAATTCAAAAAGAACATCTCCTCTGATTCTCAGGTCAAAATACTCCAGCAGGTGTGATGAAGAAACTCAGGTAGAAAGAGAGGTTAGTGTGAAAGCTGAACCCAGCAGTCCACTTGCTGACCCCATGGACATTATTCGAATCACAGTGGGAGATGCTTTGCCAGTCAATCTTAAAGACTTGCAAACAAACTATGACCAAGGTTCCAAGATTGACTTAAACCCTATGGCTAAAAGAAAGGACAGACCAGACAACAGAAGGTACCCATTCAAGAAGAGCAAATTTTTTAAAGACCATACCCTCTCACTAGATGGGAGCATGTCAGAAACAATACCTCAGAgtgtcagccatgacactaATGAGAACAGTGGGGAGCTGCCTCAGAACAAGATTTTCAAATGCTGGAACTGTTTAAAGGTTTTTAGGTCCAGTGCTGGACTACATCGTCATGTAAATATGTATCACAACCCAGAAAAGCCGTATGCTTGTGACATCTGCCACAAGCGCTTCCATACCAACTTCAAAGTGTGGACACACTGCCAAACTCAGCATGGTGTTGTACAAAACCCAGCCTcgtcctccagctcctcagtACTGGATGAGAAATTTCAAAAGAAGTTAATAGATATTGtgcgagagagagaaataaagaaagcttTGCTTTGGAAGCTAAGGAGGAATAAGCAGGGGTTGCAATCACCTGTGCTCACCAAGAAAAGGTCAAAGCCCAGCTTCATATGTCCTTACTGTGGGAAAGTATTTGTGTTCCAGTCTCAGTACAGACAGCATTTAAGGACGCATCCTGCTGAAAAAGCTGAGCAGGATACAGCAAGCGAGGGCATCCTCTACCAGGAACAGGATGAGATCATTCAACAGAAGAACACAGACACTGGTGTTTACTCCTGTAGACTTTGTAACATGAAGCTGTCATCACTCTTTGAACAGGGCGACCACGAGAGGGGCTGTCGACATGCAACTGTATGCCCTTACTGTGGTCTCCGATTCTCAAGTCCAGCTGTCAAGAAAGACCATGAGGCACATTGTAAATACAAGAAACTGACATGCCTGGAGTGTATGCGGACTTTTAAATCCTCCTTCAGCATATGGCGCCACCAGGTGGAAGTCCACAACCACAACATGATGACTGTTAAAGACCAGATTCACCTGAAGCAACAAGAGAACAGTGAAGAGGCATCGGAAATGCTCAGAGATGAGCTTTACAGTGATGAGCCTCTAGCAATTGGGAGCTCAAGAGACAACATCAGTTACAGTGACTCCTCAGGTCCACCCATGTACGATTCAGAAGACTCCTCATCCCATGTGCCTGAGGACCTGAGCATGGGTCATCACGGCAAGCTGGTAGTGAAGGAAGAGCCTTTAGAAGAGGctgtgagtgagagagacaaTACAGAGATGGCCAAATCCGGGTCTGAGGAACCTGGTGTGTGGCCATGTGAGAAATGTGGAAATCTTTTCAGCTCTCGTAAAGACCTGGA includes:
- the zbtb21 gene encoding zinc finger and BTB domain-containing protein 21, with amino-acid sequence MESLVHYSNPSHALSVLGVLNEQRLRGQTCDVVLIVADQRYQAHKNVLAASSEYFHSLFTRMDTESLNVVNLDFCEPDAFEIVLNYIYSSSLFVDKSSLAAIQELGYSLGIPFLTNIVSTRPHASYCVSRKRLSFSEGDENDTQTRSVIVCRVQNDTANPARSNYLRKTSERPSSPHLRGSAELPSEHNSYESVSNSESICRKSSEQSDAAERKSIYPYTSILKGNSSHIASVRPQLTSSVSFSDAEVQHIRLQSGTDQGSREENEDQEPLCHTKVPCQASELSQTIDRSGPLIKSLLRRSLSMDSPVPVFSPTLELKELQNREQSVVKMASKTSGLETSVQNGNSKRTSPLILRSKYSSRCDEETQVEREVSVKAEPSSPLADPMDIIRITVGDALPVNLKDLQTNYDQGSKIDLNPMAKRKDRPDNRRYPFKKSKFFKDHTLSLDGSMSETIPQSVSHDTNENSGELPQNKIFKCWNCLKVFRSSAGLHRHVNMYHNPEKPYACDICHKRFHTNFKVWTHCQTQHGVVQNPASSSSSSVLDEKFQKKLIDIVREREIKKALLWKLRRNKQGLQSPVLTKKRSKPSFICPYCGKVFVFQSQYRQHLRTHPAEKAEQDTASEGILYQEQDEIIQQKNTDTGVYSCRLCNMKLSSLFEQGDHERGCRHATVCPYCGLRFSSPAVKKDHEAHCKYKKLTCLECMRTFKSSFSIWRHQVEVHNHNMMTVKDQIHLKQQENSEEASEMLRDELYSDEPLAIGSSRDNISYSDSSGPPMYDSEDSSSHVPEDLSMGHHGKLVVKEEPLEEAVSERDNTEMAKSGSEEPGVWPCEKCGNLFSSRKDLERHQELLCHIKPFICHICNKAFRTNFRLWSHFQSHMSTANEPGAKEIDRHPSSLSPSPPMTPQNSERPPPQASVLKSTQMAPAAAVVAEESRSPEPCSSSVSKVKMPELDRQPSSHSPLSRSNSMENQGGPQESDTLFYHAPSLSALTFKRQYMCKLCHRTFKTAFSLWSHEQSHSHM